A genomic window from Sporosarcina sp. Marseille-Q4063 includes:
- a CDS encoding gamma-type small acid-soluble spore protein, whose amino-acid sequence MTKNQNPNQTNANQVRQQNQQSLQGQSQNPMGEEFGSETDLNQVRKQNQQSEAKKQQQSSGMRANRFENGSK is encoded by the coding sequence ATGACTAAAAACCAAAACCCGAATCAAACTAACGCGAACCAAGTTAGGCAACAAAACCAGCAATCATTACAAGGACAATCTCAAAATCCGATGGGTGAGGAATTTGGATCCGAAACTGATTTAAATCAGGTTAGGAAACAAAACCAGCAGTCTGAAGCAAAAAAGCAACAACAGTCTTCAGGCATGCGTGCTAATCGATTCGAAAACGGTTCTAAGTAA
- the fabL gene encoding enoyl-[acyl-carrier-protein] reductase FabL produces the protein MTEDKVAMVTGSSRGLGKALAIELAKNGYDIVVNYARSKSAAEETVKEIEALGRKAIMLRANVGDVKKLRAMFEQVKEEFGRLDVFVSNAASGVLRPIMELEESHWDWTMNINAKAMLFGAQEAAKLMDNGGKIIGVSSLGSIRYLENYTTIGVSKAAIESLTRYLAVEFAPKGISVNSVSGGALDTDALKHFPNREELLDDARKNTPAGRMVEIEDMVKTAMFLISDDSNMICGQTIIVDGGRSIVM, from the coding sequence ATGACTGAAGATAAAGTAGCTATGGTAACTGGGAGTTCCAGAGGATTAGGGAAAGCTTTGGCGATCGAACTTGCGAAAAACGGGTACGACATTGTCGTTAACTATGCTCGCAGCAAGTCAGCTGCTGAAGAAACTGTAAAAGAAATCGAAGCACTTGGCAGAAAAGCAATTATGCTCCGTGCAAATGTGGGGGACGTAAAAAAACTTCGTGCAATGTTTGAGCAAGTTAAAGAAGAATTTGGACGGCTGGATGTGTTTGTTTCAAACGCAGCATCAGGCGTTTTGCGACCGATTATGGAGCTTGAAGAATCACACTGGGATTGGACGATGAACATTAACGCGAAAGCGATGTTATTCGGCGCGCAAGAAGCAGCTAAACTCATGGATAACGGCGGTAAAATTATTGGTGTTAGTTCGCTCGGTTCAATCCGCTATCTTGAAAATTACACAACGATCGGCGTATCGAAAGCAGCAATCGAATCGTTAACGCGTTATCTAGCGGTCGAATTCGCGCCAAAAGGAATTAGTGTGAACTCCGTATCCGGTGGCGCGCTCGACACGGATGCGTTAAAACATTTTCCGAATCGTGAAGAACTACTTGATGATGCCCGAAAAAATACACCAGCAGGACGCATGGTAGAAATCGAAGACATGGTGAAAACAGCGATGTTCCTAATATCGGATGACTCCAACATGATATGCGGTCAAACGATTATTGTGGACGGCGGTCGATCAATCGTCATGTAA
- a CDS encoding DUF402 domain-containing protein: MVIPKEGETIQVHSYKHDGNIHRVWQETTVLKGTRNIVIGGNERTLVTEADGRTWVTREPSICYFHAEYWFNIICMLREDGVYYYINMSSPFVYNNKTLKYIDYDLDVKVFPDMSYMILDEDEYEEHKKQMNYPDVIDQILYNNLDKLLSWIKQRRGPFAPDFIQAWTARYEFQKKIRSSEKPPHNE; this comes from the coding sequence ATGGTGATTCCTAAGGAAGGAGAAACAATACAAGTACATAGTTATAAACATGATGGAAATATCCACCGCGTCTGGCAGGAAACAACCGTATTAAAAGGGACCCGCAATATTGTAATCGGCGGCAACGAACGGACACTTGTCACGGAAGCGGATGGACGAACGTGGGTAACACGGGAACCGTCAATTTGTTATTTCCATGCGGAGTATTGGTTTAATATTATTTGCATGCTTAGAGAAGATGGTGTTTATTATTACATTAATATGAGCTCTCCATTTGTTTACAATAACAAAACGCTGAAATATATCGATTACGATCTGGATGTAAAAGTATTTCCGGATATGAGTTACATGATTTTAGATGAAGATGAATATGAAGAACATAAAAAACAGATGAACTATCCAGATGTCATCGATCAAATATTGTACAATAATCTTGATAAATTATTGAGCTGGATAAAGCAACGACGCGGTCCGTTTGCTCCTGACTTCATTCAAGCATGGACGGCAAGATATGAATTTCAAAAGAAAATTCGGAGCAGTGAGAAACCGCCGCACAACGAATAA
- a CDS encoding ABC transporter ATP-binding protein — MGGSIKRYLKFVKPYKWLILLTLVIGIIKFAIPLFMPLLMKIVIDDIIGSTSLSAQEATKQLFYWVGGTMLVFFIVRPPVEYYRQYYAQYVSNKILYDIRENLYSHLQKLSLRYYSNTRAGEVISRVINDVEQTRNFVMIGLMNVWLDLATILIAVGIMLTMDIPLTIVTLLAFPFYGYSVKHFFGKLRILTRKRSQALADVQSYLHERVSGVSVIKSFALEDVEQERFNETNGTFLEKAIDHTRWNAKAFAVVNTITDVAPLLVIGYAGYQVINGNLSVGTMVAFIAFIERVYSPLRRLVNSSTSLTQSFASMDRVFELMEEKYDITDKENAVPLPEINGEIEFDNVSFSYEENGEEVLKGISFKANPGETVAFVGMSGGGKSTIVGLIPRFHDVKNGAVRIDGYDIRDIQVKSLRDQIGIVLQDSILFSDSVKSNILMGKPDATDEEVIAAAVAANAHEFIQELPEGYETTVGERGVKLSGGQKQRIAIARVFLKNPPLLILDEATSALDLESEALIQDSLEVLAHERTTLVVAHRLSTITHADKIFVVDAGEVKEMGTHKELMKREGIYFGLFQVQHI, encoded by the coding sequence ATGGGTGGCAGTATTAAACGTTATTTAAAATTTGTTAAGCCATACAAATGGTTGATATTACTAACTTTAGTCATAGGTATCATTAAGTTCGCTATACCGCTTTTCATGCCGCTATTAATGAAAATTGTCATTGATGATATTATCGGTTCAACAAGCTTATCAGCGCAGGAAGCAACGAAACAATTATTTTACTGGGTCGGAGGAACAATGTTGGTATTCTTTATCGTTCGTCCTCCAGTTGAGTACTACCGGCAATATTATGCTCAGTATGTGAGCAATAAAATCTTATATGATATTCGTGAAAACCTTTATTCACATTTACAAAAGCTTAGCCTGCGCTATTATTCGAATACGCGCGCAGGCGAAGTCATTTCACGTGTCATTAATGATGTTGAGCAAACAAGAAACTTCGTCATGATAGGACTCATGAACGTTTGGCTCGACTTGGCAACGATTCTTATTGCAGTTGGAATCATGTTGACGATGGATATTCCGCTAACAATCGTAACGCTTCTTGCATTTCCGTTTTACGGTTATAGCGTAAAGCATTTCTTTGGAAAACTGCGTATCTTGACTCGGAAACGATCACAGGCACTTGCGGACGTCCAAAGCTATTTACACGAACGCGTTTCAGGAGTCAGCGTTATCAAAAGTTTTGCCTTAGAAGATGTCGAGCAGGAACGATTCAATGAGACGAATGGAACTTTTTTAGAAAAGGCGATCGATCATACAAGATGGAATGCGAAAGCTTTTGCGGTTGTCAATACGATTACCGATGTTGCGCCGCTCCTCGTTATTGGATATGCCGGATACCAAGTCATTAACGGGAATCTTTCAGTTGGTACGATGGTTGCGTTTATCGCATTTATTGAGCGCGTATATAGTCCGCTTCGCAGACTCGTGAATTCCTCAACATCGCTGACACAATCATTTGCATCCATGGACCGCGTTTTTGAATTAATGGAAGAAAAGTACGACATAACAGATAAAGAGAATGCAGTTCCACTTCCTGAAATTAATGGCGAAATCGAGTTCGATAATGTCAGTTTCTCCTATGAGGAAAACGGAGAAGAAGTATTGAAAGGCATTAGTTTCAAAGCGAATCCCGGCGAAACAGTCGCATTCGTGGGGATGAGCGGTGGGGGGAAATCGACAATTGTCGGGTTGATCCCACGTTTTCATGATGTGAAAAATGGCGCGGTTCGAATCGATGGGTATGATATCCGAGATATTCAAGTGAAATCATTACGAGATCAAATCGGGATTGTCTTGCAAGACAGTATTTTATTTAGCGATTCCGTGAAAAGTAATATTTTAATGGGGAAACCCGATGCAACGGATGAAGAAGTCATTGCCGCTGCAGTTGCAGCAAATGCGCATGAATTCATCCAAGAACTTCCAGAAGGGTATGAAACGACTGTCGGCGAGCGCGGCGTTAAACTGTCAGGAGGTCAGAAACAACGCATAGCTATAGCGCGCGTATTCTTGAAAAATCCACCACTTCTTATTTTAGACGAAGCCACCTCGGCATTAGATCTTGAGAGTGAAGCACTCATTCAAGATTCACTAGAGGTTCTGGCGCATGAAAGAACAACACTTGTGGTCGCCCACAGATTATCGACCATTACGCATGCCGATAAGATTTTTGTAGTCGATGCAGGCGAAGTGAAAGAAATGGGTACACATAAGGAATTAATGAAACGAGAAGGAATTTATTTCGGTTTATTCCAAGTTCAACACATTTAA